A genomic segment from Glycine soja cultivar W05 chromosome 20, ASM419377v2, whole genome shotgun sequence encodes:
- the LOC114403254 gene encoding pentatricopeptide repeat-containing protein At5g13770, chloroplastic-like, with protein sequence MNTQFCRTPPPHHVHAPIIPTCHFPSLHTVSPSHHHRRFFFFHANFSASPTPILEEEPSSSNTPTIIHVVDVNFAADVQKQYSKPEPENLNEFLCGLFEDPKTKELAFDYYQRLKERPEFRPEKPTLKHVIRYLVSLKSWGSILSVSEDFKVYHVLPDRATCSRLVKFCIEHRKFRVAESLLYVFKDDSKVAFLAFSSAMRSYNKLHMFRNTVLVFERMKSSNVVLDSRGYLHIMEAYSKLNECEKVVQLFREFESRKLRGSSYLAQIYVILCESLARHGRAFEALDFFTEMAKKGISEYSIYSKLIYSFASLREVVVAEELLREAKGKMTIKDPEVYLKLVHMYIEEGLLEKTLEVVKEMEDADVKVSDCILCTVVNGFSKKRGFLAAVKVFEELISKGYESGQVTYASVINAYWRLGQYSKAEEVFLEMEQKGFDKCVYAYSTMIVMYGRTGRVRSAMKLVAKMKERGCKPNVWIYNSLIDMHGRDKNLKQLEKLWKEMKRRRVAPDKVSYTSIIGAYSKAGEFETCVKFFNEYRMNGGLIDRAMAGIMVGVFSKVGLVDELVKLLQDMKAEGTRLDQRLYQSAWNAFKDAGLQIQARWMKESFLVT encoded by the coding sequence ATGAATACTCAATTTTGCAGAACACCACCACCCCATCACGTGCATGCACCCATCATCCCCACGTGCCACTTCCCTTCTTTGCACACTGTCTCACCCTCCCACCACCACCgacgtttcttcttcttccatgcCAATTTCTCAGCTTCTCCCACACCCATCTTGgaagaagaaccttcttcttccAACACCCCCACCATCATCCATGTTGTAGATGTTAACTTCGCTGCTGATGTTCAGAAACAATATTCCAAGCCAGAACCTGAGAACTTGAACGAGTTCTTATGTGGGTTGTTTGAGGATCCAAAGACTAAAGAACTTGCTTTTGACTACTACCAAAGGTTGAAAGAGAGACCAGAGTTTAGACCCGAGAAGCCAACACTGAAGCACGTGATCAGGTACTTGGTGAGTTTGAAGAGTTGGGGTTCCATTTTGTCTGTTTCAGAAGACTTTAAGGTTTACCATGTGTTGCCTGATAGGGCTACTTGCTCTAGGTTGGTTAAGTTTTGCATTGAGCATAGGAAATTCAGGGTTGCTGAGTCTCTGCTTTATGTTTTTAAAGATGATAGTAAGGTTGCTTTCTTGGCTTTTAGTTCTGCCATGAGAAGTTACAACAAGCTGCATATGTTTAGGAACACTGTTTTGGTGTTTGAAAGAATGAAATCGAGTAATGTTGTTCTCGATTCGAGAGGTTATTTACACATTATGGAAGCTTACTCTAAGCTCAATGAGTGTGAGAAGGTGGTTCAGTTGTTTCGTGAATTTGAGAGTAGGAAGTTAAGAGGTTCAAGTTATTTGGCTCAGATATATGTGATTCTATGTGAGTCATTAGCGAGGCATGGAAGAGCTTTCGAAGCGCTTGATTTCTTTACAGAGATGGCTAAGAAAGGAATTTCTGAATACTCAATTTACTCTAAATTGATATACTCGTTTGCGAGTTTGCGTGAGGTTGTCGTGGCTGAGGAACTTCTAAGAGAAGCTAAAGGAAAAATGACGATAAAGGATCCTGAGGTCTATTTGAAGCTTGTGCATATGTATATTGAAGAAGGTTTGTTGGAGAAGACTTTGGAAGTTGTCAAGGAAATGGAGGATGCAGATGTCAAGGTTTCTGATTGTATACTATGTACTGTTGTCAATGGCTTCAGCAAGAAAAGAGGGTTTTTGGCTGCGGTTAAGGTTTTTGAGGAGCTGATTTCCAAGGGCTATGAATCGGGTCAAGTCACCTATGCTTCGGTTATAAATGCATATTGGCGTCTCGGGCAATATAGCAAAGCAGAAGAGGTGTTTTTAGAGATGGAGCAAAAGGGGTTTGATAAATGTGTTTATGCTTACTCTACCATGATTGTGATGTATGGAAGAACGGGGAGGGTGAGAAGCGCGATGAAGTTGGTGgccaagatgaaagaaagagggtGCAAACCAAATGTGTGGATCTATAACTCCTTGATAGACATGCATGGGAGGGACAAGAATTTGAAGCAGCTTGAGAAGCTGTGGAAAGAAATGAAGAGAAGAAGGGTAGCACCGGATAAGGTGAGTTATACTAGCATCATTGGTGCTTATAGTAAAGCAGGTGAGTTTGAAACCTGTGTGAAGTTTTTCAATGAGTATAGGATGAATGGAGGGCTTATTGATAGGGCCATGGCAGGTATAATGGTTGGTGTGTTCTCTAAAGTTGGTCTGGTTGATGAATTGGTGAAACTTTTACAAGACATGAAAGCAGAAGGAACAAGACTAGATCAGAGGTTGTACCAATCTGCTTGGAATGCTTTTAAAGATGCCGGGTTGCAAATTCAGGCAAGGTGGATGAAAGAGAGCTTCCTTGTGACATAG
- the LOC114403332 gene encoding tobamovirus multiplication protein 3-like has product MGSEGVPSTVAEVMSVAAVELTDASSWWHDIDDSPLWQDRMSYTLAVLYGIVATVALVQLARIHLRVPEYGWTTQKVFHFLNFLVNGVRCVVFIFYRNVQRLKPEIVQHILLDVPSLAFFTTYALLVLFWAEIYYQARAVSTDGLKPSFYTINIVVYVVQITLWLILWWKPISGLLILSKMFFAGVSLCAAIGFLLYGRRLFLMLQRFPVESKGRCKKLQEVGYVTTICFLCFLVRCIVMCFNAFDKNANLDVLDHPILNFIYYLVVEILPSSLVLFILRKLPPKRGITQYHPIR; this is encoded by the exons ATGGGCAGCGAGGGCGTGCCGTCGACGGTGGCGGAGGTCATGTCGGTGGCGGCCGTCGAGCTCACTGACGCCTCCAGCTGGTGGCACGACATCGACGACTCTCCGCTGTGGCAGGATCGTATGTCCTACACTCTCGCCGTACTCTACGGTATCGTGGCCACCGTAGCTTTG GTTCAACTGGCTCGGATACATTTGAGAGTGCCGGAGTACGGTTGGACCACGCAGAAGGTCTTTCACTTTCTCAATTTTTTGGTGAATGGGG TTCGGTGTGTAGTTTTCATCTTCTATCGGAACGTGCAGAGGTTGAAGCCAGAG ATTGTTCAACACATCTTGCTTGACGTGCCGAGTCTTGCTTTCTTTACAACATATGCACTTTTGGTCCTGTTCTGGGCTGAGATTTATTACCAG GCACGTGCTGTATCAACTGATGGGCTGAAACCAAGTTTCTATACGATTAATATTGTGGTTTATGTTGTTCAG ATTACTTTATGGTTAATATTGTGGTGGAAACCTATCAGTGGACTGCTCATTTTGTCTAAGATGTTCTTTGCAG GGGTCTCTTTGTGTGCAGCCATAGGCTTTCTTCTCTATGGTAGAAG ACTATTCTTAATGCTACAACGCTTTCCTGTTGAATCCAAAGGGCGATGTAAGAAGCTGCAAGAG GTTGGATATGTGACAACcatatgttttttatgtttccTTGTCAGATGCATTGTG ATGTGTTTTAATGCATTTGATAAAAATGCGAACCTTGATGTTTTGGATCATCCTATTCTAAACTTCATATATTACCTG GTGGTGGAAATATTGCCTTCTTCTTTGGTCCTTTTCATTTTGAGGAAGCTTCCACCTAAGCGTGGTATCACACAATATCACCCAATTCGCTGA
- the LOC114401721 gene encoding protein SRG1-like, producing MEPETTEELVIPYSVKELLAKEALTKVPERYVRPDIDPPILSNKDSLPQLPVIDLNKLLAEEVKGPELEKLDLACKEWGFFQLINHATSSELVEDVKKGAQELFNLSMEEKKKLWQKPGDMEGFGQLIDKPKEEPSDWVDGFYILTLPSHSRKPHIFANLPQPFRENLEVYCNEMRDLAINMYVLIGKALGTEPNEIKDTLGESGQAIRINYYPPCPQPENVLGLNAHTDASALTILLQGNEVEGLQIKKDGTWVPVKPLPNAFIVSLGDVLEVVTNGIYKSSEHRAVVNSQKERLSIATFSGPEWSANIGPTPSVVTPERPALFKTIGVADFYQGYLSPQHRGKSYINNVLRIRNENIKG from the exons ATGGAACCAGAAACAACAGAAGAGCTTGTTATTCCTTATTCTGTGAAAGAATTACTAGCAAAGGAGGCACTAACCAAAGTTCCAGAGAGATATGTTCGTCCAGATATTGACCCTCCAATTCTATCTAACAAAGACTCTTTGCCTCAGCTCCCTGTCATTGACCTAAACAAGTTGTTGGCTGAGGAAGTGAAGGGTCCTGAACTGGAGAAGCTGGACCTTGCATGCAAAGAATGGGGTTTCTTTCAG CTGATAAATCATGCAACTAGCTCTGAATTGGTGGAAGATGTAAAGAAAGGTGCACAAGAACTCTTCAATCTTTcaatggaagagaagaaaaaacttTGGCAGAAACCAGGAGATATGGAAGGATTTGGTCAACTGATTGACAAACCTAAAGAGGAGCCCTCAGATTGGGTAGATGGCTTCTACATTTTAACTCTTCCATCTCACTCAAGGAAGCCCCACATATTTGCTAATTTACCACAACCTTTCAG GGAGAATTTAGAGGTTTATTGTAATGAGATGAGAGACCTTGCCATCAACATGTATGTTCTTATTGGAAAAGCCCTTGGTACAGAACCAAATGAAATTAAAGATACATTAGGGGAATCAGGCCAAGCAATAAGGATCAATTACTATCCACCTTGTCCCCAACCAGAAAATGTCCTTGGCCTAAATGCTCACACTGATGCATCTGCCCTCACCATCCTTCTCCAAGGCAACGAAGTGGAAGGCCTCCAAATAAAGAAAGATGGAACTTGGGTTCCTGTGAAACCCCTCCCTAATGCTTTCATCGTTAGTCTTGGAGATGTTTTGGAG GTAGTGACAAATGGGATATACAAGAGCAGTGAGCATCGAGCAGTGGTAAACTCACAGAAAGAAAGGCTATCCATAGCTACATTTAGTGGCCCGGAATGGAGTGCAAACATAGGTCCAACACCATCTGTTGTTACTCCAGAAAGACCTGCATTGTTCAAAACAATTGGGGTAGCAGACTTCTACCAGGGATACCTTTCACCTCAGCATCGTGGGAAATCATACATAAATAATGTCTTGAGGATCCGAAATGAGAACATCAAAGGCTAG